GACAAAGTGTGATTGTTCGCACTTGAGCTCCAGTGGCATCTGTGCTTTAATGCGCTTTTTCGCCTCTGCCTCCGTATATTGACTGCGATCCATCAGCCGTGTGACTTGAATATCTTCCTCGCTATAAAGATTGGAACAAAAATTGAGCAAATCTTTCCCCGGGGTTCCGAACTCGCCTCGCGTCACTCACCAAGTGACGGTAATGATTTTATGTATGTAGTTCAGCATAACGCGTATTTCGAACAACAGCGGTAGATCGAGCACAACGAAGCTGTGCccaagaaagaaacatttgATCACCTCCTTGTAGATAGTCCGATGAATCTCTGGATGTGTGATTTCGTTCAAAAGTCTGCGTTTCTCTACATCATCGAATATAATACGTCCGAGGGCTTCCCGGTTCAGCTCACCACTGTCAGCGTGGAAGATTTCCT
This genomic window from Anopheles maculipalpis chromosome 2RL, idAnoMacuDA_375_x, whole genome shotgun sequence contains:
- the LOC126558944 gene encoding dephospho-CoA kinase domain-containing protein, with product MFLVALTGGIASGKSTVTKIFRDNGVPVIDADAIARQVVEPGRPAWHKIKATFGEEIFHADSGELNREALGRIIFDDVEKRRLLNEITHPEIHRTIYKEVIKCFFLGHSFVVLDLPLLFEIRVMLNYIHKIITVTCEEDIQVTRLMDRSQYTEAEAKKRIKAQMPLELKCEQSHFVIENSGTLRDTEEQTLKILAILQDSNQHWKIRGVIFATAALLVSSIAWLLNYKYKWFSSN